The Lycium barbarum isolate Lr01 chromosome 10, ASM1917538v2, whole genome shotgun sequence genome includes a region encoding these proteins:
- the LOC132613753 gene encoding uncharacterized protein LOC132613753 isoform X2, translating into MDHNALGASQAAKKYHSTKNEGTESYQKLQHDSETSDVNQGQGGRNVAGDVAPAHEKSRGEVNMEADITMDDVIRAGGLGARDDLNSVLPMAADTTDFEASIRDAWDYEGKRESINRPGLGWTEPTKK; encoded by the exons ATGGACCACAATGCTCTTGGAGCTTCACAAG CAGCTAAGAAATACCATAGCACAAAGAATGAAGGCACTGAATCCTATCAAAAACTGCAACATGATTCAGAGACTTCTGACGTGAATCAAGGTCAAGGTGGTAGGAATGTCGCAGGTGATGTGGCTCCAGCACATGAGAAATCTCGTGGCGAAGTAAACATGGAGGCGGATATCACTATGGATGACGTAATAAGAGCTGGAGGTTTAGGAGCGAGAGACGACTTAAATAGTGTTCTTCCTATGGCAGCTGATACCACCGACTTTGAAGCTTCTATTCGTGATGCTTGGGACTATGAAGGGAAACGTGAAAGCATTAATCGACCAGGCCTTGGCTGGACAGAACCTACAAAGAAATAA
- the LOC132613753 gene encoding uncharacterized protein LOC132613753 isoform X1 → MDHNALGASQAAAAKKYHSTKNEGTESYQKLQHDSETSDVNQGQGGRNVAGDVAPAHEKSRGEVNMEADITMDDVIRAGGLGARDDLNSVLPMAADTTDFEASIRDAWDYEGKRESINRPGLGWTEPTKK, encoded by the exons ATGGACCACAATGCTCTTGGAGCTTCACAAG CTGCAGCAGCTAAGAAATACCATAGCACAAAGAATGAAGGCACTGAATCCTATCAAAAACTGCAACATGATTCAGAGACTTCTGACGTGAATCAAGGTCAAGGTGGTAGGAATGTCGCAGGTGATGTGGCTCCAGCACATGAGAAATCTCGTGGCGAAGTAAACATGGAGGCGGATATCACTATGGATGACGTAATAAGAGCTGGAGGTTTAGGAGCGAGAGACGACTTAAATAGTGTTCTTCCTATGGCAGCTGATACCACCGACTTTGAAGCTTCTATTCGTGATGCTTGGGACTATGAAGGGAAACGTGAAAGCATTAATCGACCAGGCCTTGGCTGGACAGAACCTACAAAGAAATAA
- the LOC132613753 gene encoding uncharacterized protein LOC132613753 isoform X3, with protein MDHNALGASQAKKYHSTKNEGTESYQKLQHDSETSDVNQGQGGRNVAGDVAPAHEKSRGEVNMEADITMDDVIRAGGLGARDDLNSVLPMAADTTDFEASIRDAWDYEGKRESINRPGLGWTEPTKK; from the exons ATGGACCACAATGCTCTTGGAGCTTCACAAG CTAAGAAATACCATAGCACAAAGAATGAAGGCACTGAATCCTATCAAAAACTGCAACATGATTCAGAGACTTCTGACGTGAATCAAGGTCAAGGTGGTAGGAATGTCGCAGGTGATGTGGCTCCAGCACATGAGAAATCTCGTGGCGAAGTAAACATGGAGGCGGATATCACTATGGATGACGTAATAAGAGCTGGAGGTTTAGGAGCGAGAGACGACTTAAATAGTGTTCTTCCTATGGCAGCTGATACCACCGACTTTGAAGCTTCTATTCGTGATGCTTGGGACTATGAAGGGAAACGTGAAAGCATTAATCGACCAGGCCTTGGCTGGACAGAACCTACAAAGAAATAA
- the LOC132613752 gene encoding cytokinin dehydrogenase 1 isoform X2 — protein MKSPPTHFFFKHNSMLLRCLIFILGICSINRSNICCDQPFANPLSFSVIQSSLKQLKIEGYFSFKNFDHVAKDFGNIYHFLPSAVLYPKSVSDISSTIKHIFDMGTTTDLTVAARGHGHSVEGQAQAYKGVIISMESLRAPVMRFHTGELPFVDVSAGELWINILHESLKLGLTPKSWTDYLHLTVGGTLSNAGISGQAFKHGPQTNNVYQLEVVTGKGEVITCSEEQNADLFYGVLGGLGQFGIITRARIALQPAPKKVKWIRVLYSDFSTFSNDQEQLISSKDSFDYIEGFVIINRTGLLNNWRTTFNPKDPLLARKFSSEGKVLYCLEVAKYFNPEETTNTDQNIDALLSKLNYIESTLFQSEVSYVEFLDRVHISEMKLQEKGLWDVPHPWLNLLIPKSKIHYFAQEVFGKILTDTSHGPILIYPVNKSKYSNHHHSHRTSMVTPEEDIMYLIAFLSSAMPSSTGKDGLEHILDKNKKILNFCQKAHIGMKRYLPHYTTQEDWKVHFGPRWETFARRKSTYDPLAILAPGQRIFKRASLLQQQ, from the exons ATGAAGTCACCACCAACTCATTTCTTCTTTAAACATAATAGTATGCTTCTAAGGTGTCTTATTTTCATACTAGGTATTTGCTCAATCAACAGAAGTAACATCTGTTGTGACCAACCTTTTGCCAACCCTTTAAGTTTCTCAGTGATTCAGTCATCACTGAAACAGTTAAAGATTGAAGGGTACTTTAGTTTCAAGAATTTCGATCACGTGGCCAAGGACTTTGGCAACATATATCACTTCCTTCCATCGGCTGTTTTGTACCCTAAATCAGTTTCTGACATATCATCGACCATAAAACATATTTTTGATATGGGGACAACAACAGACCTAACCGTTGCTGCTAGAGGCCATGGTCATTCTGTAGAAGGCCAAGCTCAAGCTTACAAAGGAGTAATAATCAGCATGGAATCGCTTCGAGCACCAGTGATGCGTTTCCACACAGGGGAACTGCCTTTTGTTGATGTATCTGCAGGAGAACTTTGGATAAACATCCTGCATGAAAGTCTTAAACTTGGATTAACACCAAAATCTTGGACTGATTATCTTCACCTCACAGTCGGAGGCACTTTGTCGAATGCCGGAATCAGCGGGCAAGCATTCAAACATGGACCTCAGACCAATAACGTCTACCAACTTGAAGTTGTCACTG GTAAAGGCGAGGTGATTACTTGTTCAGAGGAGCAGAATGCTGACCTGTTCTATGGTGTACTAGGAGGACTAGGCCAGTTTGGTATCATCACAAGGGCTAGGATTGCTCTTCAACCAGCACCTAAAAAG GTAAAGTGGATCAGAGTGCTGTATTCAGATTTCTCCACATTTTCCAATGATCAAGAACAGTTGATATCATCCAAGGATTCTTTTGACTATATAGAAGGATTTGTCATTATCAATAGAACAGGATTGCTGAATAACTGGAGGACAACTTTCAACCCTAAAGATCCACTTCTAGCCAGAAAGTTCAGTTCTGAAGGAAAAGTTCTCTACTGCCTAGAAGTTGCCAAATATTTCAATCCAGAAGAGACAACAAATACTGATCAg AATATTGATGCCCTCCTATCTAAGTTGAATTATATCGAATCCACGCTATTCCAATCAGAAGTCTCCTACGTGGAATTTCTCGACAGAGTCCACATATCTGAAATGAAACTCCAAGAGAAGGGGTTATGGGATGTTCCTCATCCATGGTTAAACCTTTTAATTCCAAAGAGCAAGATTCATTACTTCGCACAAGAAGTTTTTGGGAAGATTCTTACTGACACGAGTCATGGTCCTATACTCATCTACCCCGTCAACAAATCAAAGTACTCAAATCATCATCACTCTCATA GAACATCAATGGTTACACCTGAAGAAGATATCATGTATTTAATAGCATTTCTATCTTCAGCCATGCCATCTTCCACAGGAAAGGATGGACTAGAACATATTCTAGATAAGAACAAGAAGATACTAAACTTTTGCCAAAAAGCACATATTGGAATGAAAAGGTATTTGCCACATTACACAACACAGGAAGACTGGAAAGTTCACTTCGGCCCCCGATGGGAAACATTTGCTAGGAGGAAATCCACTTATGATCCTTTGGCTATCCTAGCTCCTGGACAGAGAATTTTTAAAAGAGCATCACTACTTCAACAACAATGA
- the LOC132613752 gene encoding cytokinin dehydrogenase 1 isoform X1, which yields MKSPPTHFFFKHNSMLLRCLIFILGICSINRSNICCDQPFANPLSFSVIQSSLKQLKIEGYFSFKNFDHVAKDFGNIYHFLPSAVLYPKSVSDISSTIKHIFDMGTTTDLTVAARGHGHSVEGQAQAYKGVIISMESLRAPVMRFHTGELPFVDVSAGELWINILHESLKLGLTPKSWTDYLHLTVGGTLSNAGISGQAFKHGPQTNNVYQLEVVTGKGEVITCSEEQNADLFYGVLGGLGQFGIITRARIALQPAPKKVKWIRVLYSDFSTFSNDQEQLISSKDSFDYIEGFVIINRTGLLNNWRTTFNPKDPLLARKFSSEGKVLYCLEVAKYFNPEETTNTDQNIDALLSKLNYIESTLFQSEVSYVEFLDRVHISEMKLQEKGLWDVPHPWLNLLIPKSKIHYFAQEVFGKILTDTSHGPILIYPVNKSKWIKGTSMVTPEEDIMYLIAFLSSAMPSSTGKDGLEHILDKNKKILNFCQKAHIGMKRYLPHYTTQEDWKVHFGPRWETFARRKSTYDPLAILAPGQRIFKRASLLQQQ from the exons ATGAAGTCACCACCAACTCATTTCTTCTTTAAACATAATAGTATGCTTCTAAGGTGTCTTATTTTCATACTAGGTATTTGCTCAATCAACAGAAGTAACATCTGTTGTGACCAACCTTTTGCCAACCCTTTAAGTTTCTCAGTGATTCAGTCATCACTGAAACAGTTAAAGATTGAAGGGTACTTTAGTTTCAAGAATTTCGATCACGTGGCCAAGGACTTTGGCAACATATATCACTTCCTTCCATCGGCTGTTTTGTACCCTAAATCAGTTTCTGACATATCATCGACCATAAAACATATTTTTGATATGGGGACAACAACAGACCTAACCGTTGCTGCTAGAGGCCATGGTCATTCTGTAGAAGGCCAAGCTCAAGCTTACAAAGGAGTAATAATCAGCATGGAATCGCTTCGAGCACCAGTGATGCGTTTCCACACAGGGGAACTGCCTTTTGTTGATGTATCTGCAGGAGAACTTTGGATAAACATCCTGCATGAAAGTCTTAAACTTGGATTAACACCAAAATCTTGGACTGATTATCTTCACCTCACAGTCGGAGGCACTTTGTCGAATGCCGGAATCAGCGGGCAAGCATTCAAACATGGACCTCAGACCAATAACGTCTACCAACTTGAAGTTGTCACTG GTAAAGGCGAGGTGATTACTTGTTCAGAGGAGCAGAATGCTGACCTGTTCTATGGTGTACTAGGAGGACTAGGCCAGTTTGGTATCATCACAAGGGCTAGGATTGCTCTTCAACCAGCACCTAAAAAG GTAAAGTGGATCAGAGTGCTGTATTCAGATTTCTCCACATTTTCCAATGATCAAGAACAGTTGATATCATCCAAGGATTCTTTTGACTATATAGAAGGATTTGTCATTATCAATAGAACAGGATTGCTGAATAACTGGAGGACAACTTTCAACCCTAAAGATCCACTTCTAGCCAGAAAGTTCAGTTCTGAAGGAAAAGTTCTCTACTGCCTAGAAGTTGCCAAATATTTCAATCCAGAAGAGACAACAAATACTGATCAg AATATTGATGCCCTCCTATCTAAGTTGAATTATATCGAATCCACGCTATTCCAATCAGAAGTCTCCTACGTGGAATTTCTCGACAGAGTCCACATATCTGAAATGAAACTCCAAGAGAAGGGGTTATGGGATGTTCCTCATCCATGGTTAAACCTTTTAATTCCAAAGAGCAAGATTCATTACTTCGCACAAGAAGTTTTTGGGAAGATTCTTACTGACACGAGTCATGGTCCTATACTCATCTACCCCGTCAACAAATCAAA GTGGATAAAAGGAACATCAATGGTTACACCTGAAGAAGATATCATGTATTTAATAGCATTTCTATCTTCAGCCATGCCATCTTCCACAGGAAAGGATGGACTAGAACATATTCTAGATAAGAACAAGAAGATACTAAACTTTTGCCAAAAAGCACATATTGGAATGAAAAGGTATTTGCCACATTACACAACACAGGAAGACTGGAAAGTTCACTTCGGCCCCCGATGGGAAACATTTGCTAGGAGGAAATCCACTTATGATCCTTTGGCTATCCTAGCTCCTGGACAGAGAATTTTTAAAAGAGCATCACTACTTCAACAACAATGA